A region from the Streptomyces lydicus genome encodes:
- a CDS encoding carbohydrate kinase family protein — protein sequence MSSRRDDHLPAGPAAVPPALDPLAAVRADGDPYTDVYLTGTVFLDIIFTGLDSAPVRGTESWARGMGSSPGGVANMATALARLGLRTSLAAAFGDDHYGEYCWEALEQGEGIDLALSRTVPGWHSPVTVSMAYEGERTMVSHGHEAPPPDFAFDGKHAPGCPPPSRACVASLVPGRREGWLGCAAGRGSRIFADVGWDDTGRWDPADLADLEHCEAFLPNAEEAMRYTRTNCPRDAAHKLADLVPLAVVTLGAEGAYAVDGRTGESAEVPAISVEALDPTGAGDVFVAGFVTGTLADWPLADRLSFAGLSAALSVQEFGGSLSAPGWAEIAGWWQQVRAYEAGAPGAPGALRRQYTFLDEVLPAAYRPAPLARAVPTIGFRRPA from the coding sequence GTGAGCAGCCGACGCGATGACCATTTGCCCGCGGGACCGGCCGCAGTGCCACCGGCCCTCGATCCGCTCGCCGCGGTGCGCGCCGACGGCGATCCGTACACCGACGTCTATCTCACCGGCACCGTCTTCCTGGACATCATCTTCACCGGCCTGGACAGCGCCCCCGTCCGCGGCACCGAATCGTGGGCCCGCGGCATGGGCTCCAGCCCCGGCGGCGTCGCCAACATGGCCACCGCACTGGCCCGGCTCGGCCTGCGCACCTCCCTGGCCGCCGCGTTCGGCGACGACCACTACGGCGAGTACTGCTGGGAAGCGCTCGAACAGGGCGAGGGCATCGACCTGGCGCTGTCCCGCACCGTCCCCGGCTGGCACTCCCCGGTGACCGTCTCCATGGCGTACGAGGGCGAGCGCACGATGGTCTCGCACGGTCACGAGGCGCCGCCGCCCGACTTCGCCTTCGACGGCAAGCACGCCCCGGGCTGCCCGCCGCCGTCCCGCGCCTGCGTCGCCTCGCTGGTGCCGGGCCGCCGGGAGGGCTGGCTGGGCTGCGCGGCCGGCCGCGGCAGCCGCATCTTCGCGGACGTGGGCTGGGACGACACCGGCCGCTGGGACCCGGCCGACCTCGCCGACCTCGAACACTGCGAGGCGTTCCTGCCCAACGCGGAGGAGGCGATGCGCTACACCCGCACCAACTGCCCGCGCGACGCCGCCCACAAGCTCGCCGACCTGGTGCCGCTGGCGGTGGTCACGCTGGGTGCCGAGGGCGCCTACGCGGTGGACGGGCGGACCGGTGAGAGCGCCGAGGTGCCCGCCATCTCGGTGGAGGCGCTGGACCCCACGGGCGCCGGCGATGTCTTCGTCGCCGGCTTCGTCACCGGCACCCTCGCCGACTGGCCGCTCGCCGACCGGCTCTCCTTCGCGGGGCTGAGCGCCGCGCTGTCCGTCCAGGAGTTCGGCGGCTCGCTGTCCGCACCGGGGTGGGCCGAGATCGCCGGCTGGTGGCAGCAGGTGCGCGCTTACGAGGCGGGTGCGCCGGGCGCGCCGGGCGCGCTGCGCCGCCAGTACACCTTCCTCGACGAGGTGCTGCCCGCGGCCTACCGGCCCGCCCCGCTGGCCCGCGCCGTCCCCACGATCGGCTTCCGCCGCCCGGCCTGA
- a CDS encoding PhoH family protein, whose protein sequence is MTQTPTQPQARAQFTVPAKHPMVTVLGSGDSLLRVIEKAFPATDIHVRGNEVSAVGDAAEVALVQRLFDEMMLVLRTGQPMTEDAVERSIAMLRAAEDGEGAVSETPAEVLTQNILSNRGRTIRPKTLNQKRYVDAIDEHTVVFGIGPAGTGKTYLAMAKAVQALQAKQVNRIILTRPAVEAGERLGFLPGTLYEKIDPYLRPLYDALHDMLDPDSIPRLMAAGTIEVAPLAYMRGRTLNDAFIILDEAQNTNPEQMKMFLTRLGFDSKIVITGDVTQVDLPGGTKSGLRQVRDILDGVDDVHFSLLTSKDVVRHKLVGRIVDAYEKYDSRNGK, encoded by the coding sequence ATGACGCAGACACCAACGCAACCGCAGGCGCGCGCCCAGTTCACCGTCCCGGCCAAACACCCGATGGTCACGGTCCTGGGATCCGGAGACTCCCTTCTGCGCGTGATCGAAAAAGCCTTCCCGGCGACCGACATCCATGTCCGGGGCAACGAAGTCAGCGCTGTCGGCGACGCCGCCGAGGTCGCCCTCGTCCAGCGCCTCTTCGACGAGATGATGCTGGTGCTCCGCACCGGACAACCGATGACGGAGGACGCAGTGGAACGCTCCATCGCCATGCTGCGCGCGGCGGAGGACGGCGAGGGAGCGGTGAGCGAGACACCCGCCGAGGTGCTCACCCAGAACATCCTGTCCAACCGCGGCCGCACGATCCGGCCCAAGACCCTCAACCAGAAGCGCTATGTCGACGCCATCGACGAGCACACCGTGGTCTTCGGCATCGGCCCGGCCGGCACCGGCAAGACCTACCTCGCGATGGCGAAGGCCGTACAGGCGCTGCAGGCCAAGCAGGTCAACCGCATCATCCTGACCCGCCCCGCGGTCGAGGCCGGCGAACGCCTCGGCTTCCTGCCCGGCACCCTCTACGAGAAGATCGACCCCTATCTGCGCCCGCTCTACGACGCGCTGCACGACATGCTCGACCCCGACTCCATCCCGCGCCTGATGGCCGCGGGCACGATCGAGGTCGCTCCGCTGGCATATATGCGCGGCCGGACGCTCAATGACGCGTTCATCATCCTCGACGAGGCGCAGAACACGAACCCTGAGCAGATGAAGATGTTCCTCACCCGCCTCGGCTTCGACTCGAAGATCGTCATCACCGGCGATGTCACCCAGGTCGACCTCCCCGGCGGCACCAAGAGCGGTCTGCGCCAGGTCCGGGACATCCTGGACGGCGTCGACGATGTGCATTTCTCCCTGCTCACCAGTAAGGACGTGGTCCGCCACAAGCTGGTCGGCCGTATCGTCGACGCCTACGAGAAGTACGACAGCCGCAACGGCAAGTGA
- the ybeY gene encoding rRNA maturation RNase YbeY, with amino-acid sequence MSIDVNNESGTAVDEQAILDVARYAVARMRIHPLSELSVIVVDAEAMEQLHLQWMDLPGPTDVMSFPMDELRPPAKDDEEPPQGLLGDIVLCPEVAKKQGEEAPTGHSMDEELQLLTVHGVLHLLGYDHEEPDEKAEMFGLQAAIIDGWRTEQGLTGPSPAPTVT; translated from the coding sequence ATGTCCATCGACGTCAACAACGAGTCCGGCACGGCCGTCGACGAGCAGGCCATCCTGGATGTCGCCCGCTACGCCGTCGCCCGGATGCGTATCCACCCGCTCTCCGAGCTGTCCGTGATCGTCGTGGACGCCGAGGCCATGGAACAGCTCCATCTCCAGTGGATGGACCTGCCGGGCCCGACCGATGTGATGTCCTTCCCGATGGACGAGCTGCGTCCGCCGGCGAAGGACGACGAGGAGCCCCCGCAGGGGCTGCTCGGCGACATCGTGCTGTGCCCCGAGGTCGCCAAGAAGCAGGGCGAGGAGGCCCCGACCGGGCACAGCATGGACGAAGAGCTCCAGCTGCTCACCGTCCACGGCGTGCTCCACCTCCTCGGCTACGACCACGAAGAGCCGGACGAGAAGGCCGAGATGTTCGGCCTGCAGGCGGCGATCATCGACGGCTGGCGGACCGAGCAGGGCCTGACCGGCCCCTCGCCGGCCCCCACCGTGACCTGA
- a CDS encoding hemolysin family protein codes for MTTQLIAVAVLLVVIAWLAACAEAGLARTTSFRAEEAVRSGRRGSAKLAAVAADPTRYLNVALLVRVGCEMAAGVLVTYACLRSFDKTWQALTVAIAVMVLVSYVAVGVSPRTIGRQHPLNTATAAAYVLLPLARIMGPVPQLLILLGNALTPGKGFRKGPFASEAELRSLVDLAEKESLIEDEERRMVHSVFQLGDTLVREVMVPRTDLVAVERFKTIRQALTLALRSGFSRIPVTGENEDDVVGVVYLKDLARKVHISRDAENELVSTAMRPAVFVPDTKNAGDLLREMQQDRNHVAVVIDEYGGTAGIVTIEDILEEIVGEITDEYDRELPPVEDLGDGRYRVTARLDIGDLGELYGLAELDDEDVETVGGLLAKLLGRVPIAGATAEVDLSEDASDPGLKALRLTAESPGGRRNKIITVVCEPVRSESASASEEPWAGGRSAG; via the coding sequence ATGACCACCCAGCTGATCGCGGTCGCGGTCCTGCTCGTCGTGATCGCCTGGCTCGCCGCCTGCGCGGAGGCCGGTCTGGCCCGGACGACCAGCTTCCGGGCCGAGGAAGCCGTCCGCTCAGGGCGACGCGGCAGCGCCAAGCTCGCCGCGGTCGCCGCCGACCCCACCCGCTACCTCAATGTCGCCCTGCTGGTGCGGGTCGGCTGCGAGATGGCCGCCGGTGTCCTGGTCACCTACGCCTGCCTGCGCTCCTTCGACAAGACGTGGCAGGCGCTGACCGTCGCCATCGCCGTGATGGTGCTGGTCTCCTATGTCGCCGTCGGCGTCTCGCCGCGGACCATCGGCCGCCAGCATCCGCTGAACACCGCGACCGCCGCCGCCTATGTGCTGCTGCCGCTGGCCCGCATCATGGGCCCCGTCCCGCAGCTGCTGATCCTCCTCGGCAACGCCCTCACCCCGGGCAAGGGCTTCCGCAAGGGCCCGTTCGCCTCCGAGGCCGAGCTGCGCTCGCTGGTCGACCTCGCGGAGAAGGAGTCGCTGATCGAGGACGAGGAGCGCCGGATGGTGCACTCCGTCTTCCAGCTCGGTGACACCCTCGTCCGTGAGGTGATGGTGCCGCGCACGGACCTGGTCGCCGTCGAGCGCTTCAAGACCATCCGCCAGGCGCTCACCCTGGCCCTGCGGTCCGGTTTCTCACGCATCCCGGTGACCGGCGAGAACGAGGACGATGTCGTCGGCGTGGTCTACCTCAAGGACCTCGCTCGCAAGGTCCACATCAGCCGCGACGCCGAGAACGAGCTGGTCTCCACCGCCATGCGCCCCGCCGTCTTCGTCCCCGACACCAAGAATGCCGGTGATCTGCTGCGCGAAATGCAGCAGGACCGCAATCATGTCGCGGTGGTCATCGACGAATACGGCGGCACCGCCGGCATTGTCACCATCGAGGACATCCTGGAAGAGATCGTCGGCGAGATCACCGACGAATACGACCGGGAACTGCCGCCCGTCGAAGATCTCGGCGACGGCCGCTATCGCGTCACCGCCCGGCTGGACATCGGCGACCTCGGCGAGCTGTACGGGCTGGCCGAGCTGGACGACGAGGACGTCGAAACGGTCGGCGGACTGCTCGCCAAGCTCCTCGGCCGGGTGCCCATCGCCGGCGCCACCGCCGAGGTCGACCTCTCCGAGGACGCGTCCGACCCGGGCCTGAAGGCGCTCCGGCTGACCGCGGAGTCCCCTGGCGGCCGCCGCAACAAGATCATCACGGTGGTCTGCGAGCCGGTGCGCAGCGAGAGTGCGAGCGCGTCCGAGGAGCCCTGGGCGGGCGGCCGCTCGGCCGGCTGA
- a CDS encoding cytidine deaminase, with product MSEAAPLDPEDRKIITLARSARARNGVPEGAAVRDETGRTYVAGTVALDSLQLSALQTAVAMAVASGATSLEAAAVVTDAERAADADRAAVRDLGGPATPVLVAGPDGALRSTVPAGDATA from the coding sequence ATGAGCGAAGCCGCACCGCTGGACCCGGAAGACCGCAAGATCATCACGCTTGCCCGCTCCGCGCGGGCCCGTAACGGCGTGCCCGAGGGCGCCGCCGTCCGCGACGAGACCGGCCGCACCTATGTCGCCGGCACCGTCGCCCTGGACTCGCTGCAGCTCAGCGCGCTGCAGACGGCCGTGGCGATGGCCGTCGCCAGCGGGGCCACGTCCCTGGAGGCCGCGGCCGTGGTCACCGACGCCGAGCGCGCCGCCGACGCGGACCGCGCGGCCGTACGGGACCTCGGCGGGCCCGCGACGCCCGTCCTGGTCGCCGGCCCGGACGGCGCCCTGCGCAGCACCGTGCCGGCGGGCGACGCAACGGCCTGA
- a CDS encoding GTPase Era, producing MGAMSVRTESSAAHRAGFACFVGRPNAGKSTLTNALVGTKVAITSNRPQTTRHTVRGIVHRPEAQLVLVDTPGLHKPRTLLGERLNDVVRTTWSEVDVIGFCLPADQKIGPGDRYIAAELAGIKKTPKVAIVTKTDLVDSKTLAAQLIAIDQLGKELGIEWAEIIPVSAVALEEAGRSPSDKGGDGRGAGQVALLADLLVPMLPESPPLYPEGDLTDEPEQVMVAELIREAALEGVRDELPHSIAVVVEEMLPREDRPADKPLLDIHANVYIERPSQKGIIIGPKGKRLKEVGMKSRKHIEALLGTPVFLDLHVKVAKDWQRDPKQLRKLGF from the coding sequence ATGGGCGCCATGAGCGTTCGTACAGAGTCCTCCGCCGCGCACCGCGCCGGCTTCGCCTGCTTCGTCGGCCGCCCCAACGCGGGCAAGTCCACCCTCACGAACGCTCTCGTCGGCACGAAGGTGGCCATCACCTCCAACCGCCCGCAGACCACCCGCCACACGGTCCGCGGCATCGTGCACCGCCCCGAGGCGCAGCTGGTCCTGGTCGACACCCCCGGTCTGCACAAGCCGCGCACGCTGCTCGGCGAGCGGCTGAACGACGTCGTGCGGACCACCTGGTCCGAGGTGGACGTGATCGGCTTCTGCCTGCCCGCCGACCAGAAGATCGGCCCCGGCGACCGCTATATCGCGGCGGAGCTGGCCGGCATCAAGAAGACCCCCAAGGTCGCCATCGTCACCAAGACCGACCTCGTCGACTCCAAGACGCTGGCCGCCCAGCTGATCGCCATCGACCAGCTCGGCAAGGAACTGGGCATCGAGTGGGCCGAGATCATCCCGGTCTCGGCGGTCGCATTGGAAGAGGCGGGGCGCAGCCCCTCGGACAAGGGCGGTGACGGGCGAGGGGCCGGCCAGGTGGCGCTCCTCGCGGACCTGCTCGTGCCGATGCTCCCGGAGAGCCCGCCGCTCTACCCCGAGGGTGATCTCACCGACGAGCCCGAGCAGGTCATGGTCGCCGAGCTGATCCGCGAGGCCGCGCTGGAGGGCGTCCGCGACGAACTGCCGCACTCCATCGCGGTGGTCGTCGAGGAGATGCTGCCGCGCGAGGACCGCCCCGCCGACAAGCCCCTCCTCGACATCCACGCGAATGTCTACATCGAGCGCCCCAGCCAGAAGGGGATCATCATCGGCCCCAAGGGCAAGCGCCTGAAGGAGGTCGGCATGAAGTCCCGCAAGCACATCGAGGCGCTGCTCGGCACGCCGGTCTTCCTGGATCTGCACGTCAAGGTCGCCAAGGACTGGCAGCGCGACCCGAAGCAGCTGCGCAAACTGGGCTTCTGA
- a CDS encoding MFS transporter, whose product MSGPAPEALAEPSQRAGRAWTAALSLANGAIWVGWYGPLQILLALQAAELAPPGTPKESVLAWVTGAGAVVSMVANPLFGALSDRTASRFGRRTPWIAAGVAGGAGALALLAGARSVAVMVLGWCLVQLTLNAAFAAITAAVPDRVPRRQRGAVGGWLGAAQILGVVAGTGLATVAGGVAAGGADAGGAVAEGVTAGGVATGGVSAGYLACAGFVVLGTLPYVLWHRDPVLPAGRRPALNLRALAAGFWISPRRHPDLGWAWLTRFLINLGNALALLYLLYYLRDVLHHPDPGGGVLILTAVNGVTLLGTVVVGGFWSDRVRRRQPFVLWSGVIMTVATGLLAGWQTWPGALCAAALLGVGFGVFTSVDFALMTQVLPAAAHRGKDMGVINIANALPQVAAPALAAPIVHHLGGYRMLYAVAAAVGLVGALLVRRIRGVA is encoded by the coding sequence ATGAGCGGCCCGGCTCCCGAGGCGCTTGCGGAGCCGTCGCAGCGGGCCGGGCGGGCGTGGACCGCCGCGCTGTCGCTGGCCAACGGGGCGATCTGGGTCGGGTGGTACGGGCCGCTGCAGATCCTGCTGGCACTGCAGGCCGCCGAGCTCGCGCCGCCGGGGACGCCGAAGGAATCGGTGCTGGCGTGGGTGACGGGGGCGGGGGCCGTCGTCTCGATGGTGGCCAACCCGCTGTTCGGGGCGCTGTCGGACCGTACGGCCTCGCGGTTCGGGCGGCGTACGCCGTGGATCGCCGCGGGGGTCGCGGGCGGCGCCGGCGCGCTCGCCCTGCTGGCCGGGGCGCGCTCGGTGGCGGTGATGGTGCTGGGGTGGTGTCTGGTGCAGCTCACCCTCAATGCGGCCTTCGCGGCGATCACCGCGGCGGTGCCCGACCGGGTCCCGCGGCGGCAGCGCGGGGCGGTGGGCGGCTGGCTGGGTGCCGCGCAGATCCTGGGCGTGGTGGCCGGGACGGGCCTGGCGACGGTGGCAGGGGGCGTGGCGGCGGGAGGGGCGGACGCCGGAGGCGCGGTCGCGGAGGGCGTGACAGCGGGAGGGGTGGCCACGGGAGGAGTGTCCGCGGGCTATCTGGCCTGTGCCGGTTTCGTGGTGCTGGGCACCCTGCCCTATGTGCTGTGGCACCGGGACCCGGTGCTGCCGGCCGGGCGGCGCCCGGCGCTGAACCTGCGGGCGCTGGCCGCCGGGTTCTGGATCAGTCCGCGCCGCCATCCCGATCTGGGGTGGGCCTGGCTGACCCGCTTCCTGATCAACCTGGGCAACGCACTGGCCCTGCTGTACCTGCTGTATTACCTGCGCGATGTGCTGCACCACCCCGACCCTGGCGGCGGGGTGCTGATACTGACCGCGGTCAACGGCGTGACCCTGCTGGGCACGGTCGTCGTCGGCGGCTTCTGGTCGGACCGGGTCAGGCGGCGGCAGCCGTTCGTGCTGTGGTCCGGGGTGATCATGACGGTGGCGACCGGGCTGCTGGCCGGGTGGCAGACCTGGCCGGGCGCGCTGTGCGCCGCAGCACTGCTCGGGGTGGGGTTCGGCGTCTTCACCTCCGTCGACTTCGCACTGATGACACAGGTGCTGCCGGCCGCCGCGCACCGCGGCAAGGACATGGGCGTCATCAATATCGCCAACGCACTGCCACAGGTGGCCGCCCCCGCGCTGGCCGCGCCGATCGTCCATCACCTCGGCGGCTACCGGATGTTGTACGCGGTCGCGGCGGCGGTCGGGCTGGTGGGGGCGCTGCTGGTACGGCGGATACGGGGCGTGGCCTAG
- a CDS encoding glycoside hydrolase family 1 protein — MTTEPVPAPLPRFPRDFVWGVSTSAAQIEGAVEEDGRGRSVWDVFAARAGRIKDGSDARVATDHYHRYREDVGLLRELGVGAYRFSVAWPRVVPDGDGAVNGAGLDFYDRLVDALLAAGVAPVPTLFHWDTPQALEERGGWLRRETAERFAAYADAVATRLGDRVERWITLNEPAEVTLLGYGLGQHAPGRQLLFDALPAAHHQLLGHGLAVQALRARGARSIGIANSHGPTWTASASEADTAAAGLYDLLLNRLFAEPVLLGRYPDEELAALLPGPVAEDLKVIAEPVDWYGINYYQPTLVGAPGTEAAAGAEGAMGTEGAARTEEAAEAAEATGAEDAAGTDFGGIRLPPELPFAPREIEGYPRTDFGWPVVPEALTELLVSFRERYGDRLPPVVITENGCSYEGTEDRERIAFLDGHLRALHAAMAAGVDVRGYFVWSLMDNFEWAEGYARRFGLVHVDYATLERTPKASYRWLQGVLREQARG, encoded by the coding sequence ATGACGACCGAACCGGTGCCCGCCCCGCTGCCCCGCTTCCCCCGTGACTTCGTGTGGGGGGTGTCCACATCCGCCGCGCAGATCGAGGGGGCGGTGGAGGAAGACGGGCGCGGGCGCTCCGTCTGGGATGTCTTCGCGGCGCGGGCCGGGCGGATCAAGGACGGGTCGGACGCCCGGGTGGCGACCGACCACTACCACCGGTACCGCGAGGACGTGGGGCTGCTCCGGGAGCTCGGGGTCGGGGCGTACCGGTTCTCGGTGGCCTGGCCACGGGTGGTGCCGGACGGGGACGGGGCGGTCAACGGCGCGGGGCTGGACTTCTACGACCGGCTGGTGGACGCGTTGCTGGCGGCGGGCGTCGCACCGGTGCCGACGCTCTTCCACTGGGACACCCCGCAGGCCCTCGAAGAGCGCGGCGGCTGGCTCCGGCGGGAGACCGCCGAGCGCTTCGCGGCGTATGCGGACGCGGTGGCGACGCGGCTCGGGGACCGGGTGGAGCGGTGGATCACGCTCAACGAGCCGGCCGAGGTGACCTTGCTGGGGTACGGGCTGGGACAGCATGCGCCGGGGCGGCAGCTGCTGTTCGACGCGCTGCCGGCCGCGCACCATCAACTGCTGGGCCACGGGCTGGCCGTACAGGCGCTGCGGGCCCGCGGGGCGCGGAGCATCGGGATCGCCAATTCCCACGGGCCGACCTGGACGGCGAGCGCGTCGGAGGCGGACACCGCGGCGGCCGGCCTCTACGACCTGCTGCTCAACCGGCTGTTCGCGGAGCCGGTGCTCCTGGGGCGGTACCCGGACGAGGAGCTGGCGGCGCTGTTGCCGGGGCCGGTCGCGGAGGACCTGAAGGTCATCGCGGAGCCGGTGGACTGGTACGGGATCAACTACTACCAGCCGACGCTGGTGGGCGCCCCGGGGACGGAGGCAGCCGCGGGGGCGGAAGGAGCCATGGGGACGGAGGGAGCCGCGAGGACGGAGGAGGCCGCGGAGGCAGCTGAGGCTACGGGGGCGGAAGACGCCGCGGGGACCGACTTCGGCGGGATCCGGCTGCCGCCCGAACTGCCCTTCGCTCCCCGGGAGATCGAGGGGTATCCGCGCACCGACTTCGGCTGGCCGGTGGTACCGGAGGCGCTGACCGAGCTGCTGGTGTCGTTCCGGGAGCGGTACGGGGACCGGCTGCCGCCCGTAGTGATCACCGAGAACGGGTGCTCGTACGAGGGGACCGAGGACCGGGAGCGGATCGCGTTCCTGGACGGGCATCTGCGAGCGCTGCATGCCGCGATGGCGGCCGGGGTGGACGTGCGGGGCTACTTCGTGTGGTCACTGATGGACAACTTCGAGTGGGCGGAGGGGTACGCCCGGCGGTTCGGGCTGGTGCACGTGGACTACGCGACGCTGGAGCGGACGCCCAAGGCCTCGTACCGCTGGCTGCAAGGCGTGCTGCGGGAGCAGGCCCGGGGATGA
- a CDS encoding protealysin inhibitor emfourin: protein MRIHVHRTGGFAGVDRRAEVDTSGRADAEDWQALAKDAVATGRTEPPVGVPDGFSYQITVDGRTVYCSDPRLTDDQRKLITKVMKEGA, encoded by the coding sequence ATGCGCATTCACGTTCATCGCACCGGCGGTTTTGCGGGCGTCGACCGCCGCGCCGAGGTCGACACCTCGGGCCGCGCGGACGCCGAGGACTGGCAGGCCCTGGCCAAGGACGCCGTCGCCACCGGCCGCACCGAGCCCCCCGTCGGCGTGCCGGACGGCTTCAGCTACCAGATCACGGTCGACGGCCGGACGGTCTACTGCTCCGACCCCCGGCTCACGGACGACCAGCGCAAGCTGATCACCAAGGTGATGAAGGAAGGGGCTTAG
- a CDS encoding M4 family metallopeptidase, with the protein MDLNDAQSDPATGHTPVFCTIIPPHILDNLAQSDDPERHEPARRTLEHDHARRTERRELAARGGLTPGAPGASPDKPNRTVYDARHTENLPGHKVHAEKDGPAKDASVNRAHAGLGATFELYLKIYGRKSIDGAGLPLNATVHYGQKYDNAFWDGERMVFGDGDNDLFKDFTIPVDVIGHELTHGVTQYTANLTYEGQPGALNESVSDVFGVLIKQYALGQTADQADWLIGADLLGPNVTGTALRSMKAPGTAYDDDVLGKDPQPATMKGYVRTTDDNGGVHINSGIPNHAFYLVATALGGKAWERAGQVWYDVLTGGKLSADAQFADFAALTVKAAQARFGAGDEHEAVVKAWTQVGVTPK; encoded by the coding sequence ATGGACCTCAACGACGCACAGTCAGATCCCGCCACCGGCCACACCCCCGTCTTCTGCACGATCATCCCGCCGCACATCCTCGACAACCTGGCGCAGTCCGACGACCCGGAGCGGCACGAGCCCGCCCGCCGCACCCTGGAGCACGACCACGCACGGCGCACCGAGCGCCGCGAACTCGCCGCCCGCGGCGGGCTGACCCCGGGAGCGCCCGGCGCCTCCCCCGACAAGCCGAACCGCACCGTCTACGACGCCCGGCACACGGAGAACCTGCCCGGTCACAAGGTGCACGCGGAGAAGGACGGCCCCGCCAAGGACGCCTCCGTCAACCGCGCCCACGCCGGCCTCGGCGCCACCTTCGAGCTCTACCTCAAGATCTACGGCCGGAAGTCCATCGACGGCGCGGGCCTGCCGCTCAACGCCACCGTCCACTATGGCCAGAAGTACGACAACGCCTTCTGGGACGGCGAGCGGATGGTCTTCGGCGACGGCGACAACGACCTGTTCAAGGACTTCACCATCCCCGTCGACGTCATCGGCCACGAGCTCACCCACGGCGTCACCCAGTACACCGCCAACCTCACCTACGAGGGCCAGCCCGGTGCCCTCAACGAGTCCGTCTCGGATGTCTTCGGCGTGCTGATCAAGCAGTACGCCCTCGGCCAGACCGCCGACCAGGCCGACTGGCTGATCGGCGCCGACCTGCTCGGCCCGAACGTCACCGGCACCGCGCTGCGCTCGATGAAGGCCCCGGGCACCGCCTACGACGACGACGTCCTGGGCAAGGACCCGCAGCCCGCCACGATGAAGGGCTATGTCCGCACCACCGACGACAACGGCGGCGTCCACATCAACTCCGGTATCCCCAACCACGCCTTCTACCTGGTCGCCACCGCCCTCGGCGGCAAGGCCTGGGAGCGGGCGGGGCAGGTCTGGTACGACGTCCTGACCGGCGGCAAGCTCTCCGCCGACGCGCAGTTCGCCGACTTCGCCGCCCTCACCGTCAAGGCCGCCCAGGCCCGCTTCGGGGCCGGCGACGAGCACGAGGCCGTGGTCAAGGCCTGGACACAGGTCGGTGTGACCCCGAAGTAG